The genomic segment CGAAGGCAGTCGAACCAACAGGGAACACATGGAGCGCGCCTCTCGATCAGGGTCGGCTTGAGGCCAACGAAGGCAAACGACGTTCATTTGGAAGCGCGCCGCCTCACCAGTTTGAGGCGACGAACAGCGCAAAGATCGGAAGCCACACGGCGATCGAGAGGAGAAAGACAAGGAGCGTCAGGAACCGATCTGTCGGAGTGCGCGGCGACTTGTCGATGATGGCTTCGACTTCGTCGAGATCGGGAGGTGCGTCGTCGATCAGGTGCCGGCGCACGAACCTTTTCCAGGCCCGCCTTGTGGCAGACAGTGCCCGTTTACGGTTTCGCATGGTCTTGGGCGACTTGGGCATGGCATGCCTGACTCGACTCGCATGGTTTCATCTGAACCATGAATGTAATGAGCGTCGGCAAGTACATCGATTGACCTACAGTTGTTATGGGATTCTAAGTATTAATATATAATAAGGATATTTGATGCGATTTAAATAAAATTTACATAAAAATTATCCATGACACTGATAACACTCTATATTTAATTGAGTATCCAATTGAACGGTGTTGATTTTCACAATTCAACGTTCTGATTGCGACCCCCAAAACGGGTAATAAAAGGAACGCCGATGGATGCGTCGGACCGGCAGCACGGCACGTGCCGGAGCGCCATGGCCTCTCTATCTCTATGCTGACCGACCACGACTGGGCGCTGACGGTCCTCTGCGAGGAGAGCCGCCCGGACGCCGCGGTGACGGTCTCGGAATGGGCTGACGAGCACCGTGTGCTGAGCTCCAAGGCGTCGGCCGAGCCGGGGCTCTGGCGTACGGACCGCACGCCGTATCTCCGCGAGATCATGGACGCGCTGTCGAGCTACTCGACGGTCGAGACGGTCGTGGTGATGAAGGGCGCGCAGGTCGGCATGTCGGAGGCCGGGCTCAACTTCATCGGCTACGCCATCCATCATGCTCCCGGTCCGGCGCTCTATGTGATGCCGACGGTCGAGACGGTGAAGCGGATCTCCAAGACCCGGCTCGACCCGATGATCGAGGCGAGCCCGGTCCTGCAGGAGCGCATTCCGCCGGCCCGGTCGCGCGACGCCTCGAACACGATGTTCTCGAAGGAGTATCTCGGCGGCGTCCTGATCCTGACCGGGGCCAACTCCGCGGCGGCGCTCCGATCCTCGCCGATCCGCTACCTGGTGCTCGACGAGGTCGACGCCTATCCGGCCAATGTCGACGACGAGGGCGATCCGGTCACGCTGGCGATCAAGCGCTCGGACACGTTCCTGCGGCGCAAGATCTTCATGCTGTCGACGCCGAGCGTGAAGGGGTTTTCGCGGATCGGCAAGGCGTTCCGGGAGGGCGACCAGCGCTGGTTCCACGTCGCGTGCGACGACTGTGGGGAGCGTCAGCCGATCGTCTGGTCAGGCATCCGCTGGCCGGAGAGTTCGCCGGAGGCGGCGGTGTTCGCTTGTCGGGCGTGCGGTCACGAGCATCCCGAACACCGGAAGTCCGATCTCATTGCCGGCGGCGCCTGGATCCCGACTGCCGAGCCGAAGCGTGCGGGGTTGCGTTCCTATCACCTGTCGAGCCTGTACTCGCCGTGGAAGTCCTGGGGCGACTGCGCAACGGAATTCCGCGCCGCCTTCGGCGACGACAACCGCGCCGACCCGGCGCTGCTGCAGCCCTTCGTCAACACGGTGCTCGGCGAGGAGTGGGAGGACGCCTCCGGCGAGCGGGTCGATGCCGCGGGCCTAATGGAGGTCCGGGAGGACTATCTTCAGGTCGAGGGTGAGCGGTTGCCAGTTCTTCCGGCCAAGGTCGCCTGCCTGACCGCCGGCGTCGACGTCCAGCCGGACCGGATCGAGCTCGAGGTGGTCGGCTGGGGCCGCGACGAGGAGTCCTGGTCGATCGACTTCAGGGTCATTCCCGGCGATCCGTCGGCACCGGCGCTGTGGGACGAGCTCGACAGCGTCCTCCTGCAGCGCTGGCCGCATCTCGGCGCGCCGGACGGCATGGCGCTCTCGGCCGTCTGCGTCGACACCGGCGGCCACAACACGATTGCGGCTTACGAGTTCGTCAAGCCACGCCAGAAGCGCCGGGTCTGGGGCATCAAGGGGGCGAGCGACTATCGAGCCCCGATCTGGCCGAAGCGACCGGGCCGCACCAACAAGGGCAAGATCGACCTCTATTCGGTCGGGGTGCATGCGGCAAAGGACGTGATCTACAAGCGCCTGGCGCGGACCGGGCCGGAGTTTGCCGGGGCCGGCGCCTGCCACTTCCCGGCCGATCGCGATGCCGGCTACTTCGAGCAGCTGACCGCGGAGGTGAAGCGGACCAAGTTCATCCGCGGGTTTTCGGTGCCGTTCTTCTGGAAGCCGGACCATGCCCGCAACGAGGCGCTCGACTGCCGGGTCTACGCCTACGCGGCGCTCCACGGGCTTTTCGCCCTCGGCTTCAAGCTCAACGCCACCGCCGAGCAGATCGCCGCCGCCGTGGAGGCCGCCCGGGCGGCGGGTCAGTCCCGACCGGCACATGTCGAGCGTGCTCTTGTCCCCGTTCCGGTCCGTCCGGACCTGCCCCAAGCCGCCCGCAACTCCAGTGCCCCGAAGCCGGTCCGGCCGAACCGCTGGATCCGACCCGGCCGAGCCCGATCGGGCGGATGGCTCAGCCGTTAGGAGACGCCGCATGACCACGCTCGACGAAGAGATCGCGGCGCTGCGCGAGGCGATCGCCAGCGGCGCGCTCAAGGTTCGCTCGCGGGTCAATGGCGTCGAGAAGGAGGTCGCCTATGCCTCCTACGACGACCTGCGCAAGCGGCTCGACTTCCTGCGCGGGCTGCAGGCCGGCGGCCTCCGCCGCAAGGCGATCCTGGCCGCCGTCCATCCCGGCCGGTCCTGATGCCGGCGACCTGGCTCGACCGCGCCATCGGCTTCGTCGCGCCGGCGGCCGGGCGACGCCGGCTTCGCGACCGCCACGCCTTCGAGGCGACGCTGCGCGCCTATGCCGGAGCCGATAGCGGCCGGCGCTCGGCCGGCTGGAGCCCGCGCGGCACGTCCGCCAATGCCGAACTGGCGCTCGCGCTGCCGAGCTTGCGTGATCGCATGCGCGATCTGGTGCGCAACAATCCGCATGCCGCCAAGGCGGTCTCGACCATCGTGGTCCACGCTGTCGGCTCCGGCATCATGCCGCGCGCCAAGTCCGGCAACAAACGCCTCGACCGCAAGGTCGACGCCCTGTTCGATGCCTGGACCAAGGTCTGCCATTCCAAGGGGCGGCTCGACTTCTACGGCCTCCAGACCCTGATCTGTCGCGAGTTCATCGAGGCCGGCGAGGTTTTGCTCCGCCGCCGGTCGCGGCGGCTCGCCGACGGGTTGCCAGTGCCGTTGCAGCTGCAGGTCATCGAGGCCGACCATCTCGACAGCGCCAAGGACGGTGACCTCGGCAACGGGGTCATCGCCGTCCAGGGCGTCGAGCAGGACGCCTTCGAGCGACCGACCGGCTATTGGCTGTTTCCCATCCACCCCGGGGCCATCCGGCCCGCCGGGATCCTGCCGAAGGGTGGGCGCTCGTCACGCGTGCCCGCCGACGATATCGCCCATGTGTTCGAGCTCCGCCGCGACCAGGATCGCGGAGAGCCCTGGGGCGTCGCCGCGATGGCGTCCCTCAAAGACCTCGGCACCTACGAGGAGGCCGAGGTCATGCGCAAGCAGATCGAGGCCTGCACGGTCGGGGTCGTGACCGGCGAGGATCCCGAGCCTCGTCTCGGCGGCACGGTCGGGGCAGACGAGGAACGCCAGTTCGGCATCTTCGACGGCTCGGGCTTCCGGGTCGAACGCTTCGAGCCCGGCATGTTCCTGAACCTGCACGGCGGGCAGGACATCAAGTTCCATTCGCCGGTCGCGACCGGGGCCTTCGAGGCCTACAAGCGCGTCTCGCTGCAGGCGATCGCGGCCGGCTTCCGGGTGCCCTATGAGCTGATCTCCGGCGACCTCGCCCATGTCTCCTACATCTCCGGCCGTCTCGGCATGCAGGAGTTCTATCGCCTGATGGAACAGGTGCAGTGGCAGATCCTGATCCCGATGTTCTGCGAGCGGGTCTGGGCCTGGTTCTGCGGGGCGGCCTACGACGCCGGCTTGATCCCGACCGCGACGGTCGCGGTCGAGTGGTCACCGCCGCGCATGCCGGCGGTCGACCCGTTCAAGCAGGCCATGGCCGACCTCCTCGACATGCGTGCCGGCACCCGTTCGCATGCCGAGATCGTGCACGAGCGCGGCCGGAACCCGGACGACGTGCTCGCCGAGATCGTGGCCTTCAACGCCGCGGTCGATGCGGCCGGCATCGTGCTCGACAGCGATCCGAGGAAGGTCGCGAAGTCCGGCGTCCTGCAGGTGAGCGAGGCGCAGAGCGCCGCGCCCGAACAAGCGGCGGCATCCGGCCAGCCCAAGACCTGAGGACCATCATGGATGACGAGTTGGAGCGTGCGATGCCGGTGGGCGTCGTCGGCGACACCATGCTGGGCCGCGAGCAGCGGCTGGCGCCCACGCAAGCCGTCTCGGACTGCATCGCTCTGGTGGAGAGCGTCCGTCTCAAGCCGGGCAGCTTCGATCGGACCCAACGCACCTTCGAGGCGGTGTTCACCACCGCCGCGCCGGTCCGCCGCTGGTTCGGCAACGAGATCCTGGAGATCACGCCGGACGCGATCGATCTCGCCCGGCTGGAAGCCGGCCAGGTCCGCTTTCTCGATCATCACCGCTCCAACGACCGCCGTGCCGTGCTCGGCACCGTCGAGCGGGCCTGGATCGAAGGCGACGGCCTCGTCGGTGTGATCCGCTTGGCCGAGACCCCCGAGGCCCACGAGGCCGCGGGCCAGATCGAGCGCGGCGAATTGACCGGCATCTCGGTCGGCTACCGCGTCGACAGGTGGCAGATCACCGCCGTCGACGAGACCACAGGCCGCGAGGACTGGACCGCCACACGCTGGGCCCTGCTCGAGGTCTCGCTCGTCTCCGTCCAGGCCGACGCCAATGCCTTCGTGCGATCGGCTTCGCCTCAGCCTGCGACGGGGGCCGCTCAGACCGCTCCCAGCACCCCTCCTCGTTCTTCCGCCGCCCCGGCACCATCCAAGGAGACCTCGATGGATCCCGAGACCATCGCCGACGGACCGCGCGGCGACACCCCGACGGCCGATCCCACCGCCGAGACGATTGTACGCTCGCAGGAAGCCGCCGTCCGCGCCGCGACCGAGGCCGCCGTCCGCGCCGAGCGCGAGCGGGTGGCCGCCATCACTGCGCTCTCGAGCCGCCACGCCCTGCCGAGCTTCGGCGCCGAACATGTTGCCGCCGGGACTGCCATCGACGCCTTCCGCACGGCTCTGCTCGATCGGCTCGTCGACGCGGAAGCGACGACGGCGATCCGCTCGACCGTCCGTATCGGCCAGGACGAGACCGAGACCCGTCGGGCCGCCGCGATCGACTATCTGTTCGCTCGCGGCCTTGGGTCCCGCGAAGCCACCCTATCGGACGCTGCCCGCCAGTTCCTCGGCCTCACCACCCTCGGCATGGCGGCCGAGTGCCTGGAATGGCGCGGCGAATCCACCCGGCGCATGAAGGCCGACGACATCGCGCGCCGCGCCATGACCAGTTCGGACTTCCCCTTCCTGCTCTCGGCCGTCGTCAACAAGGAGCTCCGCGCGGCCTATGACGTAGCCCCGCAGACCTTCCGTCCCTTCACCCGCCAGATCACGCTGCCTGACTTCAAGCTCGCCCATATCCTGCGCAAGGGGCTCGCCCCGCAGCTGAAGCGGCTCGGCGAGCATGGCGAGTACCGCCAGGGAGTCGTTGCCGAGAGCGAGGAGACGATCGGGCTGCAGACCTACGGCATCATCGTCGCCATGACGCGCCAGATGATCATCAACGACGACCTCGGCGCTTTCCGGTCGATCCCGGCCGAGTTCGGCCAGTCGGCCGCCACGCTCGAATCCGACCTCGTCTGGGGGAAGCTCCTGGCGAACCCGGTCCTTAAGTCGGACGGAACCGCCCTTTTCCACGCAACCCACGGCAATCTCGCCAACCCGGCCGCCGCCCTCTCGGCCGAGGCAATCAACAAGGGCCGCTCCGCCATGGGGCTGCAGACCGACCTCGACAAGAAGACGGTCCTGAACCTCACGCCGCGCTTCCTCCTGATCCCGCCCGAACTGGAGTTCACCGCGGCCCAGATCCTGACGCCTGTCAACGCCCAGCAGAGCGCCAACGTCGTGCCGGAGTTCATTCGCTCGCTGACCCCGATCGTGGAATCCCGCCTCTCGCTCGGCGTCAAGAAGCCCGACGATCTCGGGCTCAACGTGAACGGCTCGGCCACCCAGTGGCTCCTCGCCAGCGACCGCGTCGACACGGTCGTCTACGCCACCATGACCGGTCAGTCGGGGCCTTATGTAGAATCCGAGATGGGCTTCGATGTCGACGGCATGAAGATCAAGTGCCGGCACGACTTTGCGGCCGAGGCCGCCGACTTCCGCGGGCTCTACAGGAATGCCGGCGCGTGATCCCACGCCAAGCCCAGCCGAGCAATGCCACGCCAAACGTCGAGGGAGCCCTCTCATGAAGAACGTCGTCCAGCGAGGCGAGATCCTCACCCTTGCCGCACCCTACGATGTCGCCGCCGGCGCCGGCCTCCTGGTCGGCGCCATCTTCGGCGTGGCGACCAGCCCTGCGCTCTCCGGCGCAACCGTCGAGGCGGCCGTCTGCGGCGTGTTCGAACTCGCAAAGACCAGCGCGCAGGCCTGGACGGTCGGCGCCAAGGTCTACTGGGACGATGCCGCCAAGCTCTGCACGACGGTCAACACGTCCAACACGCTCATCGGCGTCGCGGTGGCGGCGGCCGCCAATCCGTCGGCGACCGGGCTGGTGCGCCTCAACGGGTCGTTTTGAGCGGTGTCCACCCGAATGCTCCTCGACAGGCTTGCCGGGCGTGCTGTCGAGCGGGCCTTTGGCGAAAGCGTTCTCGTTCAGCCGATGAAGGGCGGCAAAAATGCTGCCCCGAGCCCCGATCCTGATCGCAGCATGACGACGATCCGCGCGGTGATCTCTATCGCGCCGGAGGATCGCCCCCTCTTCGCCGACCGCAAGGCTGGCGCCAACACCCTCGGCCAGACGCGGGTCATGCTCGCCGGGGTCTGGGCCACGGTCACGGCCGCCTTCGTCGCCGAACTCGGCTATCAGCCTGTCCAAGGCGACCTCCTCGTTCTTGTCGACCGGCCCGGATCGCCCCGCTACCGCATCACCCAGGTCGATCTCGACGACCTCGGCGCTGTGACCCTGCACCTCACCAGAGAGGCAGCCTCTTGAGCCTCGTCGCCCTCGCCATCCGCGCCTGCACTTACCTCGCCTTGCGCGGCGCGACCTGGGCGGGCGACTGCGTTTACGAATCCAAGCTCGAGCCGATCGACGTGATCGTCCAGGCCGAGACCCAACCCTTCATCACCATTGCGATCGATGAGGCCTCCGGCGAACCCAAAGGTCACGGCGCCTCGCTCCTCGCCGCCGTCGACCGGCTTTTGCTCGTCATCGAGATCGCCGTCGGGGTCCGGGCACTCGCCGAAGACGGCTCCACCATCGTCGGCGTACCCCCGACCGACCGTGGTCTGGAATGGACCATGGACATTCTCGTGCACCAGGTCATGCGCACCCTCTCCACCAATCCGACCTGGGGCGACCTATGGCGGCGCTTCCGCATGGAACTGAACGGCATCCGCCTCCTCCGCGGCGGTGCCACTGAGGGCGAGCGCTATGCTGCTCGCCAGATCGTCTTCGACCTCCATCCCGTCTCCGATCCGGATGTTGGTACCATTCCGGCCGGTGACAGCCTTTGGGGCACGTTCATCGCGGCACTTCGCAGCCTCGATGCGGCAGACCCAGAGCTGGCCGAATACCGGGCGCTGGCCGATCTCATCGAGGCGGAGATCGCCGAGCCGCAAGGGATCGGGTCCTGGCAGGTTGCGGCGGGTCGGTTGGGACTGGCACGGCAGAGCGTCGGGGCGTTGGGGATCGTGCCGGAGGGGGATGGTTCCCCGGAAGTCGAAGCCGCGCTCGTGGCAATGATCGAGATAGATCAAGGGGGCGACGCGACATTCGTAGTTGATGAGGCTCGGACTTACGAGATCGTGCTAGGCGATGGGCTGGAGGCCTCGCAATGAACTGGCTCGAAGCCGTGCAGCGGATCCAGGCACTTGAGCGCCGCGTCGCCGGCATGGTGCGGCACGGAGCCGTGAGTGAGGTCGACATGGCTAACGGGCTCGTCCGGCTGACGATCGCGCCGGAGGCCGATCAGGCTTTCCTGTCGCCCTGGATTCCCTATGGCCAGATCGCCGGCCCATCGACGGGCCTGAAGGTCCACACGCCGCCGGTGGTCGGGCAGAACATGACCCTGGTCTCCCCGTCGGGCGACCTGCGCCAGGCCGTCGCCTTGCCGATGACCTGGTCGGATCAGGCAGTATCGCCTGGGCAAGGGCCGCATCCGGTCGCCACGTACGGCGCGTTCAAGATCGAGATCCTGCATGATGAGATGAAGGTCACCGTGCCGAAAGCCACGATCGTCGCCGGCGGTTCGACCTTCGAGTTGACGGGGCCAGGCCTGAAGCTTGCGGCCGACAAGGTCCAGATCGACGGGTCGTCGGTGAAGCACAACGCCAAGGAGATCGGCGACGGACACCGCCATATCGACTCAATGCCCGGTCCGGCCAAGACCGGCGTGCCGGAGTGATGTCCCTCCAGCCGCAAGGTGGTTGGGTCTCCCGCATTCCGATTGCGATCGCAGATATCACAAAATCTTCTACCCCCCCCAATGTTCAAACTTACGGGTTCATGGTTGGAAGTCTACATCCTTCCATCTTCAATCGGGTTCTGAAGGCTTCGACAGAATCGGGCTTCAGGCCACGACTTTCCAGGTAATGGCAAGACGCCTGTATCGCTGCGTTCCACGACATCTCGACAGTCTCAAGGACGAGAGGATGAATCTTGTCGTCTTCCAGAAATGTCTTCAACTTGGAGAGATGATGCATCGCACAAATCCTCTTTCGCCCCAAAAATGCTATTCTGACTAAAGCATCTTCGCCATCGTATAAATTGGTTATAGCGATCGCATGAATGCAGCTTTCGCTTATAGCGACCGAGACGGGTTTTGAGCGGCGGATGGGCATCATTCTCCTGCTTCCGCGTGCAAGGCCGATCGAACCCATAGTGTCGTTTGGCGAGGCTGCGGTGTTCCTCTTGGGAAAGACCATGCAGACCCCTCAGACCAGCGACGGCGTCGGATCGAATGCTATCCGCGCTTGAGCCGGAGGTGTGCTGATGCCTGTCGATCGTGTTGCCCTCCGGGCGCGCCTGCGCGCATCAGGCCGGCACGCCGAGGCTGCCGGTGCCGCCGCGATCGCCCCGCCGCCGCTCGCCGGCAATGAGCCGACCGGCATGGACGCAGCAACCGGCCGGCTGGTGACCGGCTGGCCTTGGGTAATGCAGTCGGCGTCACGGGTTCTGACCACCGCCTACTTCGAAGAGGTGATGCGGCCGCATGTCGGCTCGAATGCGCGTCAGCTCTTCGGCGAACTCGCCCATGTGAGGACAGCCCAGCGCTTCCGCTGGGCGGTTGGCGTGGCGCTCCTCCTGTTCGTGCCCAACCTGCGGCCATCGGCGATCCAGCAACTCAGCTCCGACCGAACAGGCGCAACCGGCTGGATCGCAGAGGGCGACTACCTGCCGCGTGCCCATCGTGGCGACCCGACCTCTGCCGGCCGTCGCAGCATCGATCTTGTGCCGGCCGGCCGCGGTGGTGCTGCCATTACCGGATAGGACAGTCGATGACCCGGTTCCTGTCGACGCGCCTGGACCTCTCCCGCCTCCAGGCGATCCGCCCGGCCGTACTCGTCGACATCGACTTCGAAGCCCTGCTGGTCGAGCGTCTGGCGCGGCTGCAGGAGGAACTGCCGGCAGTCGACGTGCTGGGCCTGGAGACGGACCCGCTGGTCCGGCTGCAGCGGGTCGACGCCTATCGCGAGATGCTCGACCGGCACCGGTTGAACGAAGGCTTTCGGGCCTTGCTGCCGGCCTTCGCGCGCGGCACCGATCTCGATCACATCGCGTTGCGGGCCGGGATTCTCCGGCAGGAACTGACCCCGGCGACACCATCCTCCCCGGCCGTGATGGAGCCGGATGACGCGCTGCGGCTCCGATACTTCGCAGCCTTCGGCGCGCCGGCGGCCGGCTCGGAAGACGCCTATGTCTTCGCCGCGCTGACCGCCTGGCCGGGCGCGTGGGACGTGCGCTGCGTCGGTCCGGACGAGCATGGCCAGCCCGGTGCCGTCGACGTGGTACTGACCGCCCCGGACGGTCAAACGGTCGCGACCGAGACCCTGGCGGCTGTCTCGGCCGCGCTCAACGCCAAGACGGTTCGACCGCTGACCGATCAGGTCTCGGTCCTGGCGGCCACCATCGAACCTTACGCGGTTGCGCTCACCGCCGAGATCCTGCCTGGACCCGATCCGGCTGCGGTTCGCACCGATATTGTCGCCCGGCTCGGGACGATCACTGCGGAGCGTTATCGCGCCGGCGGGGAGGTCCCGCTCGCCGCGCTGGCAGCGGCGGGTTATGCGGCTGGTGCGGTGATGGTGTCGGTCATGAGCCCGGTCACTTCGATCGCCCGCAGCCCTTATGCAGCCCCTTGGTGCACCAGCATCGCCGCAACTGTCGTGGAACGACTGCATGGCTGAGGGCGCGTCGGCTGCCGGGCGGCACACGGGCTTCGACCTGCTGCCGCCGAGCGCGATGGCCGTGGAACGTGCGCTATCACTCGTCTCGGCCGAGGCCCGCGATGCCATTCCGTGGGACGATCTTGCCGCCTGCTTCGACCCCGCGCGCTGCGCGGAACGGCTGCTGCCCTGGCTCGCGACCGTATATTCCGTCGATCTCTGGATCGAGACCTGGCCAACAACCCGCAAGCGGGAGGTCATCGCCCGCGCCATCGAACTGCATCGGCTCAAAGGCACGCTCGCCGGGATCGAGGCCTATCTCGGCCTCGTCGACGCCCGGATCGTTGCAGTTCGCACCCCGCCTGACCTCTTCTTTCTCGACGAGGAGGACGGGTTTGGCCGCGCCGCCTGGCTTGCGCGACTGCCGGAGATCCAGATCCGGCATTGGATGCGCAGAGGCTCGGCCGACCAGGCCGGCGCCTTGGATGATCCCGCCGAGGGCATCGCCGACGGCGAGGTCTCGATGGGGCCGCTGGAGGTCTTCCTCGACGACGACGAGCCGGATGTGACGATCGGCGCTCTGTTCTGCCTCGAAGCCGAGGACCAGCCCCTCACCGGCGCCGAGGCCGTCCTGATCGTTGCCGGCCGCGAGACGCCACTCGTGATCGAGCCCCTCGGCGAGGATGGCTCGCGCTCAGGCATCATCGCCGATGTCGAGCGGCTGCATGTCCCGCAGCCCTCCGACCCATACTGGTTCCTGGCGCTCGACGATGCCGCCGGTGATCCCGATCCCGGCTTCATCGGCGACGAAGACGGCTGCGCCTTCTTGGCATCCACGGATCGAACCTACGCAGCCCTGATCCGCCGCGGCCGGCAGACGTTCGCCGACTTCGCCGGTCCGACCGTGATCGGCCGCGATGTCCTCGATGTCGATCCGGTCCGGCTCTATCCGGAGAGTCCTGCACCTGCGACATGGTTCCTGGACGAATGCGCCGGTGATTTGATCGACGGCCTCGGGTCGGCCGAACCGCTCGGCTATCTCGCCGACGAGACCGAAGTCCTGACGGCATACGTCGACAGCTGGCGCCTCGTCGATCCGGATGTCCCGGAGACCCACGGACCGGCCTTCTCGTTCCTCGGTGTCGACCGTCTCGGCATACCGGCCTACGAGGCCGAGCTCACCGTCGACCGGTTGGAACCGTCGCATCCGCTCGGGCTTTTCCTTGGCGACGTGCCGGGCGACGACGACGCCCTCGGTTACCTGATCGAGGACGAGTTCGCCGCCCTCGCCGAGATCTGCGCCGCCATCGACACCGCAAAGAGCCGGCGGGACCGCGTCCTGATCGATGCCAATCACCGAAGCGCCAAAAGCCTGCGCGAGATGACGTCGATCCGAGACCTCTTTGCCTGACGAGGTGCACCGATGGAACAGCGCATCCCCTTCCAGCAGCGGCAGGGCGTGCCGCCGGTCGATCTGAACGCCCTGCAGGAGGCCGTGCGTGTCTCCGTCGATGCCGTCGTCGCCAACCTGCTGGTCCGCGCGGTCTACTACAAGGGCCTCGCGGTCACGAAGGTCTCGGCCAACGAGGCGCAGGTCGGCACAGGCCGCTTCTTCACCGCCGGTCAGGCCTACCGGCTCGATACGGCCCTGTCTTTGAACCTTGCCCCGCACCTGCCGGCCGGTGCCAACCGCAAGATCATCGCCATCGTGGCGAGCGGTGCGGAGGTGACGACCGAGAGCGACCCGCGCC from the Prosthecodimorpha staleyi genome contains:
- a CDS encoding phage terminase large subunit family protein; this encodes MPERHGLSISMLTDHDWALTVLCEESRPDAAVTVSEWADEHRVLSSKASAEPGLWRTDRTPYLREIMDALSSYSTVETVVVMKGAQVGMSEAGLNFIGYAIHHAPGPALYVMPTVETVKRISKTRLDPMIEASPVLQERIPPARSRDASNTMFSKEYLGGVLILTGANSAAALRSSPIRYLVLDEVDAYPANVDDEGDPVTLAIKRSDTFLRRKIFMLSTPSVKGFSRIGKAFREGDQRWFHVACDDCGERQPIVWSGIRWPESSPEAAVFACRACGHEHPEHRKSDLIAGGAWIPTAEPKRAGLRSYHLSSLYSPWKSWGDCATEFRAAFGDDNRADPALLQPFVNTVLGEEWEDASGERVDAAGLMEVREDYLQVEGERLPVLPAKVACLTAGVDVQPDRIELEVVGWGRDEESWSIDFRVIPGDPSAPALWDELDSVLLQRWPHLGAPDGMALSAVCVDTGGHNTIAAYEFVKPRQKRRVWGIKGASDYRAPIWPKRPGRTNKGKIDLYSVGVHAAKDVIYKRLARTGPEFAGAGACHFPADRDAGYFEQLTAEVKRTKFIRGFSVPFFWKPDHARNEALDCRVYAYAALHGLFALGFKLNATAEQIAAAVEAARAAGQSRPAHVERALVPVPVRPDLPQAARNSSAPKPVRPNRWIRPGRARSGGWLSR
- a CDS encoding phage head-tail joining protein, yielding MTTLDEEIAALREAIASGALKVRSRVNGVEKEVAYASYDDLRKRLDFLRGLQAGGLRRKAILAAVHPGRS
- a CDS encoding phage portal protein, encoding MPATWLDRAIGFVAPAAGRRRLRDRHAFEATLRAYAGADSGRRSAGWSPRGTSANAELALALPSLRDRMRDLVRNNPHAAKAVSTIVVHAVGSGIMPRAKSGNKRLDRKVDALFDAWTKVCHSKGRLDFYGLQTLICREFIEAGEVLLRRRSRRLADGLPVPLQLQVIEADHLDSAKDGDLGNGVIAVQGVEQDAFERPTGYWLFPIHPGAIRPAGILPKGGRSSRVPADDIAHVFELRRDQDRGEPWGVAAMASLKDLGTYEEAEVMRKQIEACTVGVVTGEDPEPRLGGTVGADEERQFGIFDGSGFRVERFEPGMFLNLHGGQDIKFHSPVATGAFEAYKRVSLQAIAAGFRVPYELISGDLAHVSYISGRLGMQEFYRLMEQVQWQILIPMFCERVWAWFCGAAYDAGLIPTATVAVEWSPPRMPAVDPFKQAMADLLDMRAGTRSHAEIVHERGRNPDDVLAEIVAFNAAVDAAGIVLDSDPRKVAKSGVLQVSEAQSAAPEQAAASGQPKT
- a CDS encoding prohead protease/major capsid protein fusion protein; this translates as MDDELERAMPVGVVGDTMLGREQRLAPTQAVSDCIALVESVRLKPGSFDRTQRTFEAVFTTAAPVRRWFGNEILEITPDAIDLARLEAGQVRFLDHHRSNDRRAVLGTVERAWIEGDGLVGVIRLAETPEAHEAAGQIERGELTGISVGYRVDRWQITAVDETTGREDWTATRWALLEVSLVSVQADANAFVRSASPQPATGAAQTAPSTPPRSSAAPAPSKETSMDPETIADGPRGDTPTADPTAETIVRSQEAAVRAATEAAVRAERERVAAITALSSRHALPSFGAEHVAAGTAIDAFRTALLDRLVDAEATTAIRSTVRIGQDETETRRAAAIDYLFARGLGSREATLSDAARQFLGLTTLGMAAECLEWRGESTRRMKADDIARRAMTSSDFPFLLSAVVNKELRAAYDVAPQTFRPFTRQITLPDFKLAHILRKGLAPQLKRLGEHGEYRQGVVAESEETIGLQTYGIIVAMTRQMIINDDLGAFRSIPAEFGQSAATLESDLVWGKLLANPVLKSDGTALFHATHGNLANPAAALSAEAINKGRSAMGLQTDLDKKTVLNLTPRFLLIPPELEFTAAQILTPVNAQQSANVVPEFIRSLTPIVESRLSLGVKKPDDLGLNVNGSATQWLLASDRVDTVVYATMTGQSGPYVESEMGFDVDGMKIKCRHDFAAEAADFRGLYRNAGA
- a CDS encoding DUF2190 family protein, yielding MKNVVQRGEILTLAAPYDVAAGAGLLVGAIFGVATSPALSGATVEAAVCGVFELAKTSAQAWTVGAKVYWDDAAKLCTTVNTSNTLIGVAVAAAANPSATGLVRLNGSF
- a CDS encoding phage baseplate assembly protein V codes for the protein MNWLEAVQRIQALERRVAGMVRHGAVSEVDMANGLVRLTIAPEADQAFLSPWIPYGQIAGPSTGLKVHTPPVVGQNMTLVSPSGDLRQAVALPMTWSDQAVSPGQGPHPVATYGAFKIEILHDEMKVTVPKATIVAGGSTFELTGPGLKLAADKVQIDGSSVKHNAKEIGDGHRHIDSMPGPAKTGVPE
- a CDS encoding baseplate assembly protein encodes the protein MTRFLSTRLDLSRLQAIRPAVLVDIDFEALLVERLARLQEELPAVDVLGLETDPLVRLQRVDAYREMLDRHRLNEGFRALLPAFARGTDLDHIALRAGILRQELTPATPSSPAVMEPDDALRLRYFAAFGAPAAGSEDAYVFAALTAWPGAWDVRCVGPDEHGQPGAVDVVLTAPDGQTVATETLAAVSAALNAKTVRPLTDQVSVLAATIEPYAVALTAEILPGPDPAAVRTDIVARLGTITAERYRAGGEVPLAALAAAGYAAGAVMVSVMSPVTSIARSPYAAPWCTSIAATVVERLHG
- a CDS encoding phage tail protein I — protein: MAEGASAAGRHTGFDLLPPSAMAVERALSLVSAEARDAIPWDDLAACFDPARCAERLLPWLATVYSVDLWIETWPTTRKREVIARAIELHRLKGTLAGIEAYLGLVDARIVAVRTPPDLFFLDEEDGFGRAAWLARLPEIQIRHWMRRGSADQAGALDDPAEGIADGEVSMGPLEVFLDDDEPDVTIGALFCLEAEDQPLTGAEAVLIVAGRETPLVIEPLGEDGSRSGIIADVERLHVPQPSDPYWFLALDDAAGDPDPGFIGDEDGCAFLASTDRTYAALIRRGRQTFADFAGPTVIGRDVLDVDPVRLYPESPAPATWFLDECAGDLIDGLGSAEPLGYLADETEVLTAYVDSWRLVDPDVPETHGPAFSFLGVDRLGIPAYEAELTVDRLEPSHPLGLFLGDVPGDDDALGYLIEDEFAALAEICAAIDTAKSRRDRVLIDANHRSAKSLREMTSIRDLFA